The Reinekea forsetii genome contains the following window.
GGGCAAAACCGTAGTCATTAAGTACGGCGGTAACGCCATGGTTGACGACACCCTGAAGGCCAGCTTCGCGCGCGATATCGTCCTGCTCAAGACCGTGGGCATCAACCCGGTGGTGGTGCACGGCGGCGGGCCACAAATTGGCTCCCTGCTGGAAAAACTCAATATTAAGAGTGAGTTCGTCAATGGCATGCGAGTGACCACATCAGAAACGATGGATGTTGTCGAAATGGTCCTAGGTGGCTTGGTTAATAAGGATATTGTGTCGCTGATCAACCAGGCCGGGGGCAAATCCTTCGGCATGACCGGTAAGGACGCGCATAGCATCAAGGCGCGCAAGCTCAAGGTGATGCGCGACAGTCCCGACCTGAAAAAATCCGAAATTATCGATATCGGCCACGTTGGCGAGGTCGAATCGATCGATAAGTCCTTTATCAATTGGATGAGTGATGGCGGCTATATACCAGTGATCGCACCGATCGGGGTCGGCGCAGACGGTACCTCCTATAATATTAACGCCGATTTGGTCGCCGGCAAGGTGGCGGAAGTGCTGGGCGCCGAGAAACTCATTTTGCTGACCAATATCAGTGGGTTGCAGAATAAGAGCGGCCAAATTCTGACCGGTCTGAGCACCGACCAGGTCAACGAGCTGATCGAAGACGGCACTATCCATGGCGGCATGTTACCCAAGATTCGGTGTGCCTTGGATGCGGTCCATGCCGGCGTCAACAGTGCCCATATTATCGATGGCCGCGTGGCGCATGCGACGCTATTGGAGATCTTCTCTGACAGCGGTGTCGGCACCCTTATTACCAATCAGCAGGAGCTGCTCAATGACTGAGCGCAGTGAGGCCCCTTCACGCCGAGACCAGATTTTGCAGGCGCTGGCCCATATGCTTGAAACCCATCCGGGCCAAACCATTACCACGGCAAAACTGGCCAAGGCAGTCGGTGTATCCGAAGCGGCGCTCTATCGGCACTTCCCCAGCAAGCTGAAAATATTTGAAGGCTTAATCATCTTTATTGAAGATACGCTGTTCTCGCGCATGACCCGAATTTTGCAAGAGGAGGAAGCCGCTATCCCGCGCTGTGAGGCGATTTTAGGCCTGCTCTTGGCCTTTGCCGAACGCAACCCGGGAATGTGCCGCATCCTGATCGGTGATGCCTTGGCCGGTGATGTTGAGCGTTTGCGCAGCCGAGTCATGCAGATTTTCGACCGACTCGAAACCCAATTAAAACAGGTGCTGCGCGAAGCGGAGATCCGCGAAGGCATCCGCCCGGCCCTGCCCCTTAACCAGGCCGCCAACCTGTTATTGAGCTTCGCAGAAGGGCGCATCAATCAGTTTGTGCGCAGTGAGTTCAAACGCCCTCCGACCCAAGATTGGGCGGTGCAATGGCCGATTCTGGCAGGCGCCATCTTCGTAACTGAATAGGCCGGCGGTGGTCCTAAAACTCGATATTCAGGCCCACACCAGCGTAAGCCACTCGCTCTGCCGCTCGATCCGGCCAATCAAGCTCGACAAAACCAAAGGCCGACACCTTGTCGGTCAGGTTCAGCTCCTGAACTAGGCTGGTGTAGTACTGCTCTTGATCGGCCGACCCTGGGCTGATCAGCCGATTAGCGCTCACCAACCACCTCAGGGTCGACGGGTTAGAGGCTAACCTGAAGGGAATGCGGGTAAAGCTTATCAGGGTCAGGGCACGGGCGTCGGACACCGAGCTGGTGCTCAGCTGCAGCCCTGCACCGACCGTCAGGCCCTTGCTGACCCAATCGCCGATCAGGCGCATAAGCTGGCTGTTCTGATGCGTGCCATTGAGCTCCAGCGCGAGACTGAGTCGGCGTCGTGCGTCGGCGTAGTCGGCCGCGAACGACAACCCGGTTTCGCCGCCGAGTCGTTCCGCTGGTATCACCGCCCATTCAAGCTGCAGCCGATCGGCGATGACCGGGGCTCTATAACTCAGGCCATCGACGCTGCCCAGACCCACCGCCAAATTGTCGCTACTGGCCTGGCTGTAGCCCAAGGCTCCCGTCAAGGCATCCGGATCGCGATGCATCAACGTGAAGAATTTATTGCTGCGTGCCAGCGGGCTGTCGCCGTAAAATAGCGTTAGGGCCCCCTGATCGCTGCGCAGACCCACCTCGCTGCGCACCAGCTGCGGACAACAGCCATCCTGGGCGTAGGTCACCAGGCCCACGGCGAGGTCAAAAAAAGCACTATTGGCGGCCACCGGGGTGTCTCCGCGAAAACCAAATTCCGACAGGTGGGTCTCCAGTTGCACATTCGAGCCGGCATCGGATGCAGCCAGTTGGCCATAGCCATTGGCCTGGCCGTAGAGCGACGTTTTAGCCTGTGCCGGCAGGGTAAGCAGGATCAAGTACAGCATCACGAGCGGTTTCATCTTGAATTTCTCCTATAATAGAGGCCGAAAGTGCCGCATCGCCTTGGAAAGAGGACGACTGCAGCGCCCGGAAAAAGTTACTATACTGTCATCATGACCGGCCCGCGGGTCGGAATGTGCCGACCTTGACAAGGACACTCGCTCAATGAATCAGCCTATTCCGGCCACACGGGTCACTGCGCCTAAAACCAACTTGCTGGTAACCGAGCCCACCGCGGTGCTGTTGTTCGATGCTCAGCACACCATTGTGGACGCCAATGAGAAGGCACGCCAATGGTTTGGCCAGATCCAGGCGCAGCAAACCAGCCTGGAAGAGGCCTGGCTGGCGAAATTGGGGTTGCAGTTGGTCGATCGCCATTTCCATCATCTGACTCTGAGCGACCTGCTATCCGGACAGTTGCCCGACCCCTATATAGGTTTGAGCGCAGGCAACCAAACTCGCTGGGCGCAATGGCATGTGCTGACCAGCCAACATCGGCAACAGCCTTGCCAAGCCCTGGTGTTGACCGATGTCTCCGATCTGATGCAATCCTTTCACGCCCTTCAACAGCATGCCGAAGACGCCGATACGCGTGACTTTGCCACTGGGCTCTATAATCGTCGCTATGCCTTGGAGCGGTTGACACAGATGCATCTGCAGGCCAAGCGCTATCAGTCGCCTTTCGCCATCGCCCTGATCGATATAGATCATTTCAAGCGCATCAACGATACCTTCGGTCACGCCTATGGCGATGAGGTGCTTGAGCGCCTGGCAAATGTCATTGGTAAAAGTTTTCGGGAAACCGATTTATGCGCCCGTTTTGGCGGCGAAGAATTTTTGATCCTGATGCCAGAAACCGAAACCGGTGCGGCCATTT
Protein-coding sequences here:
- a CDS encoding GGDEF domain-containing protein, with the translated sequence MNQPIPATRVTAPKTNLLVTEPTAVLLFDAQHTIVDANEKARQWFGQIQAQQTSLEEAWLAKLGLQLVDRHFHHLTLSDLLSGQLPDPYIGLSAGNQTRWAQWHVLTSQHRQQPCQALVLTDVSDLMQSFHALQQHAEDADTRDFATGLYNRRYALERLTQMHLQAKRYQSPFAIALIDIDHFKRINDTFGHAYGDEVLERLANVIGKSFRETDLCARFGGEEFLILMPETETGAAILSLDRLRQQISELKWTQMQRPVTISSGVVRWQMNKSVEQLIFLVDQRLGTAKKAGRNQVCGDLL
- the slmA gene encoding nucleoid occlusion factor SlmA; the protein is MTERSEAPSRRDQILQALAHMLETHPGQTITTAKLAKAVGVSEAALYRHFPSKLKIFEGLIIFIEDTLFSRMTRILQEEEAAIPRCEAILGLLLAFAERNPGMCRILIGDALAGDVERLRSRVMQIFDRLETQLKQVLREAEIREGIRPALPLNQAANLLLSFAEGRINQFVRSEFKRPPTQDWAVQWPILAGAIFVTE
- the argB gene encoding acetylglutamate kinase; the encoded protein is MSLDNRTAHDYVKVLNEALPYIQRFQGKTVVIKYGGNAMVDDTLKASFARDIVLLKTVGINPVVVHGGGPQIGSLLEKLNIKSEFVNGMRVTTSETMDVVEMVLGGLVNKDIVSLINQAGGKSFGMTGKDAHSIKARKLKVMRDSPDLKKSEIIDIGHVGEVESIDKSFINWMSDGGYIPVIAPIGVGADGTSYNINADLVAGKVAEVLGAEKLILLTNISGLQNKSGQILTGLSTDQVNELIEDGTIHGGMLPKIRCALDAVHAGVNSAHIIDGRVAHATLLEIFSDSGVGTLITNQQELLND